From Zea mays cultivar B73 chromosome 3, Zm-B73-REFERENCE-NAM-5.0, whole genome shotgun sequence:
CTAAATATAACGACATGCTAGTAAGAACATGCTAAACTTACACTCTTCTTCCAGCCCTTGTCATTAAGTCTACCTTCCAGCTAGGAAGCTGATCAGCTATCTTATCCACAAAAGTTGGAACTGCTGCCTTGTTAACTTGTGTAAGGATAAGGGGAGCCCCAAATAATTTGCTAAAAGTATCTAATAACTGAACTATTAGCTAACGAATATCTAGCTAACTAGTAGTTAATTTGCTAAAAGTATCTAATAACTGAACTATTAACTAAACTATTGTTTAGATGTCTTCAGCTAATTTTAGcacagctaactattagctcaaACACCCCCTAATTCAGAGGGTGACTGTAGGTCATGCACCCAACACACTACTATTTACCCGTTTAAAATCATATATCCTGCTACAGGAGGCCTTCGTATTACAATTCGATAGCTTAATTAGGTGTGCCAGAGCTCAAGGGAGCTGACAAAACCAAATAGCATGTCACAGTTGTGCATGGAACTTATATGGGATGAATCAGAATTCGTAACAATTGTGTCGCCAAAACGAAAAGAAAGAGACAAGCAGTCTTGTGTGTAATAATGTCCCTGGAAATAGAAGAAAGGGAAAACAAAATATAAAACCTCAGTTGAAGCATATGAGCGAAAGGAATGATTATGTTTGTCTGTAAGTAATTCCTCACGGAACTAATACTCAGGTTAAATTTTCAACTGTGAAGTTAAATGTAGTGGTCGCAGAGTTGTGATGATAGAGAACTGCTATACAGAAGTTAACAAGCACCAACTCTCCAGATAAAATGGCATTGCTGTCATATCACATTACACgtcgcataagaatttatggttccTGTTCTTTGCTCTCAGCTTATCCCACTATATTTTCCCCATGTTGCTTTTCTTTCTTGCGCTGCATCAATTATTAGAAACACTAAATGAAGCCTTTTGATCATTACATCCAAAGTGCACTAGAAAAAGAATGAACTAGGCAGCATAAACATGAGAAGCAAGTTGAACGAAACAAAGCATATATTTTGGAGTTCTTTCATGCGAGGACTGCAATAAAAGTGGTGGAAGCAGGTGATGTTTTATCAATTCTGCAATTACTTCAGGTGCCAGCGTTGATGAATACTAGCTTACAGTAGGGTAAATATCATCGCCCAACTCCTGTGCTATAGGTTTGGGGATTATTCCAATTTTCTATTTAAATCTAAAGAGCTCCTTAAATTATGCTAGTTAATATAATGGTGCACAGCTCTCCTGTTTTAACTATTTTGAACTTTACTCttttttcttaatataatgatgtgtATCTCTCTGGCGCGTTTGAGACAAAATTAAGCTAGTTAAGGTCAATCCAAATGTTCGACGATTTCTTTCAAAGAAATTTGTATCACAGCACCTCCTTTTCGTCTACAATATGAATGCTATAAATTGCTCAAACAGTAGGAGAAGATGCAGGTTTACTTCTGTCAGAACATCAGTTAGGTCTCACAGGCATGGGAACTATATTGCTTGAATAGCAGAAGATGTAAACTAAAAAAAATGATAATTTCAATCCATGTGACTTCTAAGAATCTCCTTTATACCCTAGACATGTCTGTTATATGAGAATTTTTTATCAGAACTACTATGCTAGTCATTTGTTCAACattaaaataaaagagcaatataGGGAAACCGGTAAGGACTAACAAAATAACAAATCTAACACTATTATAAAAGTTGCAGGTTAACTCCTCTTATCTTCTTTTTGAACAAAATCTCTTCTTACATTCACGTCCTGAATTCTTCTACCATATAATATAATATATGTAATATGTGTTCCTGTTCCAGTCCTAACTGAAATTTCGAAATTTTTCTGAGCGCTCTAAATTAAAATAAGAATATGAAAAAAATACAGTTGGCTTAATGGAAACATGATGCTAACTCCAAAAGAATAATCCGAACACTGGAACCAGCCCTGTAACATTTAATATCATCCATAGGTAAGCAAAGAACGTAACCTTTGGAAGAAGCCCTTCCGCGGACATCAGTTCATACAACTTGCGCATGATTGTCTCTTCTTCTACCTGTAGAAAGTTTTAATAAGATTAGTATATCAAATATTAATGCCGCAGCAAAATAATTCGTAGCGTTAGAGGGTCACCTGCAGTTTATGCAACTCATGGGACATTGCTCGATATGTTTCCATTAGTGCTTGATTTTGCTTGTCTAAATACCTGCAGACGGCCGTTTATTATCTTATGAATGAACTGAAAGTACAGATTCATTTAGTGCTAAAAGATACTAGTAGTCAACAAACTGTACTTGGACACTTCAGCCGAATGCTTTGGATCCATTATCACCAAACAACTTGATATGTCTCCTGCAAATTAATGAACTATTACTCTATTAGACAATCCAATTCACCATTGTCCTCCACCATGCTGCATAACTATCCGATATACAAATGACATTGCAAGTGTGTGACATATTCTAATTTATCCAATAACAATCACCCTAAATTAAGCCACTACATTGACCACTGATGCTGTATATTAAAATCAGCAAGGTTATGACACATGTATCCCAATCTGTCTAAATGTGTCAAAACTGTCTCACGTACATCAACAATAACCCATTTAAAAAAAATGAAATAGAGCTTTTAAAGCAATCGATAACAAGTTAATTGGTAGTTAGGGAAACAGAGTCAACTACAAGAAGAAAAAGGAAACAGAGTCAACTAAAAAATAGTACTGCTCAGAGCAACTCTAAAAGATTAGCCAAAAACATTGACCAATTTTACTGATTTAACTACTCTCTAAAATAGATTTCACAAAAAAAAAGAGTATACTAGTCCAATCGACTCTAGAAATTCAGAACTTTGTATGGCGCGTGAAACAGGCTATCTAATAATAGAGAGCATAAAGGTGTAGAGATGGAGAGCTACTAAATTTGAAGAGCCATTTACAGTCTATTGGAGACATTTTCCTTCTAATAATAGCCAAATTTATCTTTACAAAAGGATCTCGCTGGTCCCTTGGAGTTGCTTTTACACTCAATTCACAAGCTAATACTACATTCCAAGAAACAGAGAAATCAGCAAGGGAGTTTCCACTAAACGCACAATTTTTGCGAGGGAGGGGAGAAGAGACATAAGCACCTAGACAACAAGTCCTATCGAGTCAACCAAGATCGATCTTAAGCGTGCAGGACCAACCCAGTACACTACATGGGTGTAAACATGTACATTGGATAATTATTGCAAAAAACGAATTTAGGCATTATACAAGTGTAATTATATCAAATCTGAATCTTACATTAGGGTTTGGGCGCTTGCGCGCAGAAGAAAAGGAAGAGAATAGGACATACCCAGCTGCTAGCCAACTAGCCATCCATCTTACAAACTTAAACATTGTGCTGACCACATTAGGCATCTGTTTGGATCGAACAACATCAATTCATGTATAGCAGTGTAGTGAGACAGTTGCATTTTCTATAGTTTCCACAGAAATACAAAATGCTCAGATAACAAATCTCAGAACGACATCAACTACTCAGACATTTCACCACAACAAGTCAGACATTAATCTCGGTCTCAGAAACATGGAAGGCCCTGCGGGCTAGCTGCTAGAGTGATAGTGCTACCTGCCGCTTGCGGATGACGCAGTTCAGAGGCGGTCGATGGAAGATGTCAGGAGGAGGAGGCCGACCCGATCACCCGACACCACAAATCCGCGACACGCGAGCGACGGCGGGGGACGAGCTCGGAGTCGGAGGGGTCGGCGGcgcaaatgttggcaaggcgtttttcagaccgtaaggcattacgacatagcagtaaagcccatccactgttacaaaagcggtatgcttcctatcttccctagacatctggatttgatggaaaccagaataagcatctaagaaagacaaaaggtcgcacccggaggtggaatccacgatttgatctattcgcggaagtggatatgggtccttggaACAAGCCTTGTTAAGGCTGGTGTGGTCGATGCACATTCGAAGCTTCCCATTTGCCTTGGGGACAATGACTGGGTTAGCCAGCCATACtgggggtgatgaacctcttcgatgaagtcggcgtctagcagcttccggacctcctctCGGATGAAGTCCTACCGCTCGACGGACTGTCTGCGAGGCTTCTGATTCACCGGCCTGGCGTTAGGGTTGATCTTCaggtggtgctcgatcacctccctggagatcccaggcatctgcgacggctcccatgcgaacacgtcggcatttgcctggaggaaggtgacgagcgcgccaaatgtcggagaggaaattctctggccgggtggcggaacgcacccgccctaaatcctaagatgaggaggggcgtaaacattttgcctgctagatggaatcgggaagatcacaagaacacacaaggtttagagtggttcgggccgccagagcgtaataccctactccactgtgtgttgtattgagcttgagagcttgagcGTCTAAGTTGGGcctgccttgtaacgtcgtgtgccctcccttttataactcaagggggcacgtacaaggatactgagccccgacatgtgggcccagaggcAAAATGGAGGGAAGTAACTAATGCTGTAACGCCTGGGCGATGTCCGAGCTCCATAATATCCGTAGTGCATATAGTATTGATATCCTgcgctgcttcctcggtaacgcgcgagtgatgatgagcatagtgtacgccgtagcacgggcgtactgcctgtcaacagaatggacaggcacgccgcctgcaggatggcctggtcgccgcccgtcagcggactggacatggcacattaaatattgaggcggcacatcgcctgttagtggagtggacagggctcattaaatgtcgaggcggcacatcacctgccagtggaatggacaggcggcgcgccttatccgcaataaatgcagagaccgcgcggcctagaggccttacgtcaggctccgctcgCTGGCTTACGGGCAGTAGgccatgtggcagcatcggggctccgcctgagcggggagcagaggcgtgtgtggtatggtccggacacgtgtcagctccggacccccgcctgaccTTGATTAAGGCCTAGGTATTCTTTGTCTCAGAATCACGGGgccctgctgtgagtggcccggaccccacacggaagggtccgggacccgtcctaggggtccggtttgtaccggtggaggtcctggaccctgccctgaggtccggtccgtatatgcaggggtccgacacttccccatgggggtccggacccactgttgataccttggaggataTTGTCTTCCCTGGCCATGTGGCGGCCccagagccgtccacgtggtggggtcgggtgctgttcaccacgcgactagagatagccgcgcaggcaccgcgtcttcatactgtagtaaggggtacccctgtttcagggtaccgacaatagCGTAGGTTGTATGTAAACGCACAATATTCAAAACTATATTTTTTACACACAATATTTAAGGTCCAATGGTCGACATAGCAGCAGCGTCATGTATAGTTCATATAAAAGTAACACATGAGGTTAAATTTAGTCTACGACTCAAAAAATATGGGCTGCTATTTTTAATATTCATGTATGTGAACTCATGATTATTCAACATTCATGTATTTGAACTCGTGGTTATCAcaaataagcatagtggattattAGCTTAGATATATTCATGTAATTGCCGTTTTAGGTGGAAGCAATAATTTTTGTTTCGGAAAGAACACTTTTTCGCAAACCAAAATACACTGGTGTGTAAAAACTAATATTGCAGTTTGAAAATGATGGGGTACATCTCCTCATAAATTATTGGTATATTGACAAATGAAAAGAACCTATGAGTGGCCATATAAGTAACTCATTTGTTGTAAAGACAAATAGCAATATATTTGACCATGCAATTTACTAATAGAGGTCGTACTCTAGGTAACAGCCCACCGTGCAGAAGATGTTTTAACGTGAATCAATCACACCACTGATGAGGTCGATGAGTGAGCTACAAAAGCACAATTAGTATACATATGCAACATTTTATATGTGTGGATATATAATAGGGAAGGTGATTGGTGTAAAAATCAACAATACATTCTAAATGTGTTGCATTAACGTTTGCATGAAGCAAGTCATGCAAAAGTGTCAAGCAAATAATTTGTTTGGAGAATTAGATCGAGCAACTTGAACACATGGTCCACATCAGTCTACTTTATTTGACAATCTAAAACTGTTGTAGTAGCGGTTGCAGCAATGAAGCCTGCAAACGTGTTAACCCAAAAAAAATCAGTTGGACATTCAATCGAACAACCTGTGCGCGTGTTCGCAACACTCAACCCTCCTTCCCATGCCCCTTAATGGAGGTCCTCATGTAGTCGGTCACACATCACTGTGGTGTATTAGAGCAACGTGAGGTAAGGATGGGGACTTGGACGGAAGTATTGCAGAAGAATGGATGAGGAGGTGTGGGGAGGACGATCCGAGAACCAAACGAAGTCAGAACTGACGATCACAACATCTCTAGGATGGACGCAAGAGGTGAAGGTGTCAGTGCGAATTGGAGAAATGCAATGCAGATAGAGCTCCAACTTCAGCAAGGCACCTAGAAGGCTAGAACTCTTCACACGCGTGTTGGTAGCTATGCAGCGTTGCCAGAGAGGATGGAAAGtagaagaaagaaggaagaaatcACATGCGAGGCGAAGTGAAGCACATACCTTATGTTGCCGGGGAGAAGGATGTCATCGTCGATCGGTCGGTGGTTTGGGAACCCTAGGCCGTCGTCCGCAAAATCACCGATGGTGAAAGCTAGGTAAAGAACCCCCTTCCAGAAGTAGCGAGAGCAGTCTAGCAGAGTCAATCAGAGCAGTAGGAAATTCACAGTCGTGCGATGCATATCTGACGGAAAGGCGACGTGGCATAACGGGTGAACGGTTTTCTTCACTATGGAATTTCTAAACACCGCTCTCTCCAGCGTGTGAAATTATTCTCAGTTTCAGGCGTTCATCGCTCGTCGGAGCAGCAAATCCGCGCCCATCCAGAATTAGTTCCACTGCCAAGTAAAAAACCCATACCATGGCGGGGCacttacatacatacatacatcattTACAGAGCGAGGCAAGGATGCGGCGCGGTGGCTCGAAGGAGCGCCGGGAGTGCAGGACGGCCCAGTTGTCGAGGAGGAGGATGTCGCCGCGCCGCCACGGCACGGCCACGCACTCCTCCTCCAGGACCCGGCCGCACGCGGCGACGACGTCGGCGGGCAGGGGCgagccgtcgccgaaggtcaccgCCTTCACCGGGTCGTTCCGGGCGTCCTTCCACCCCGTGTAGGCGGCCACCATGCTGTTGAACCAGACCTTCCGCCCCCGGCTCTCGTCCCACTTCACCGCCGGGATGGGCCCCATGACCGTCCTCACGCCGTCGCCGGTCCATTCCAGCTTCATCCCGAGCTTGGCGGCCCTGTTCATGCATAAAGATGTGACAAAGGCCCCAATTCTTCAGATGGGTATATACAATGCAATGGTGCTACTGCTACCTTTCCTCAGCAACGGCTTTATCTTTAGTGAGAAATGTCGACTGCCATCCACGGCCGATTGGCGAAGACGGGTCATCGCCCTCCCCCAGAACCCTTGTATATACCAGCCCCTCCTTCTCCAGTTTCTCCACGAATTCGGGGAATTCTTCCTGCATCCTCTTGTAGACGTAATGGCTCAGTACGATCGGTGTCTCCCCGCCACTCTTTGGCTCCACTTCACAGAAGAAGAACAGTTTGGACGGAAACGTTGGAACCTAAAAAATCAAAGCGTGCGTGCTGTATTGTAGCTTGGTCATCAAACTGAGCTCTACGTGAAAAAAAAGATCAATCTAATTTTGAATTGAAAAATGGGTACTAGGCTTAAAAAGCAAGCCCACGTTGCAGATGTACATGTCGTGGCCACTGCGTTGTCTCCTGAATTTCAGTTACCCCGCTGCTGCTCTTATGGTGCCAGAGTGCAGGGGAGGCTCAAGACTCGATTACCTGGGCCATCTCGTGGTGGAAGGGGATCTTCTGATCGGGCGGCGACTCGTTGGCGGTGAACACCCGGCCCACGACGTTGGTCCGCGGCGCGGCGCCGCCGACGTACGGCAGCTCCTCGTACCCGAAGGCGTCGACGGCGCGGTCGAAGTCCGCGGCCGTCGTCGCGGGGAACCCGCGCAGCAGCAGGGCCCCCGCGTGCCGCACCAGCGGCTCCAGCCGGGACGCCCTCTCGGAGCGCACGGCCGCCAGGAACTCGTCGAGGCCGCCGCCCGCGGGGGCGCTCGGGACCAGCACCGCCGGGAACGGGACGCCCTCCACGACGCGCTGCTGCGGGAGGCGCGCGTCCCGGAAGAAGCTCGCCATCGGGGCTTCGGTTTCCTTGGCTCCCGTTGCCGGGCCGCGCGCGGGCGCGTGGATGGAGACGGTGGAGCGGTGGATGCGAGACTACGAGAAGCGACGAGGGGCTTCACTTCACGGCGTGTCCGGATTCGTTGGGAATTCGGAATGATGCTCTGGACAGAGGGATGAACCGTGAACGTGGACGGCTTCGCGGGAGTTTTCCGTCTTGGCCTGGTGTTTTAGGGAAGCGGGACTACAGGAGCCGGTCAGGGTCACTCACTTTGGCAGTGTTGAGTGTTCCGTTCCACTTGTCACACACCAAAGCTCATGCGCATAGACAGGTTGAAAACGGACCGACATATTTTTGTGTTTGCCCATAAATCTGAGGACGGAAACACGAGAGAGTCTATTCCATCTGTTTTTGTGGGATTCTATTTTTTCAAGATTTAACCCGTATTTATTCTGTATTCAAGAAATCCGTGTTGAGCCCAATATACATTAGTGCATAAAATAAAGCCTTATATTCTTAAATGATATGTTATAGCATAAGTAGC
This genomic window contains:
- the LOC100500956 gene encoding uncharacterized protein isoform X1, with translation MDPKHSAEVSKYLDKQNQALMETYRAMSHELHKLQVEEETIMRKLYELMSAEGLLPKGHYYTQDCLSLSFRFGDTIVTNSDSSHISSMHNCDMLFGFVSSLELWHT
- the LOC100500956 gene encoding uncharacterized protein LOC100500956; translation: MDPKHSAEVSKYLDKQNQALMETYRAMSHELHKLQVEEETIMRKLYELMSAEGLLPKRKKEKQHGENIVG
- the LOC100272718 gene encoding Clavaminate synthase-like protein At3g21360 translates to MASFFRDARLPQQRVVEGVPFPAVLVPSAPAGGGLDEFLAAVRSERASRLEPLVRHAGALLLRGFPATTAADFDRAVDAFGYEELPYVGGAAPRTNVVGRVFTANESPPDQKIPFHHEMAQVPTFPSKLFFFCEVEPKSGGETPIVLSHYVYKRMQEEFPEFVEKLEKEGLVYTRVLGEGDDPSSPIGRGWQSTFLTKDKAVAEERAAKLGMKLEWTGDGVRTVMGPIPAVKWDESRGRKVWFNSMVAAYTGWKDARNDPVKAVTFGDGSPLPADVVAACGRVLEEECVAVPWRRGDILLLDNWAVLHSRRSFEPPRRILASLCK